The sequence CCCCAGGCCCTCGGGCCGGGAACCGGCGACGCTGCGGCCCTACACCATCAAGGGCGTCACCTACACGCCGCTGCGCTCGGCCAAGGGTTTTCGCGAGGAAGGCATCGCCTCCTGGTATGGCCCGGGCTTCCACGGCCGCCTGACCTCCTGCGGCGAGATCTACGACCAGTACCAGATGACCTGCGCCCACAAGCTGCTGCCCATGCACACCAGGGTCCGGGTGACGAACCTGGAGAACGGCCGGATTTCGGAACTTCGGGTCAACGACCGGGGGCCGTTCGTGTCCGGCCGGGTCATCGACCTGTCCCTGGCCGGGGCCAAGGAGCTCGGGGTCTACGGCCGGGGCACGGCCCGGGTGCGGGTGGAGGTGGTGGGGGACGTGCCGGGCGCCACCCCGGCCGGCGAGTTGCCGGGCCCGTTTTACGTGCAGGTAGGGGCGTTCACCCGGCGGGAGAACGCGGAAAAGCTGTTTTCGCGGATTCTGGGCGCGGGCTACGCCGGCTCACGCATCCACTACAAGGAGATCGACGGCACGCAGTTCTTCCGGGTCCACGCCGGGACGTTCCCCTCGGTGGCCGCCGCCGAGGAAGCCCGGCTGCGGCTGTCGGCGGTGTTCGAGGGGGCGTTCGTCCTGGCCCAGTGAGGGACGGGCGCGACCGGCCCTCGGGCCGAAACCGGGCCATGCCGACGCCGAACCGTCGGCCTGCCGGGGTTTCTCGGGAAATGCCGGGCCGTGGCGGCGAAAACGAACCCGCCGCGCCGGCTGTCGCCGGCGTGGCCCTACAGGATCTCGTCCGGATTGAGCTCGGCCCGGAACTTGCGCGAGAGCCGAAAGACCACGACCTTGCGCGGCGGCAGCATGATGGAGGCGTTGGTTTGCGGGTTGCGCCCCTTGCGCGCTTTTTTGTCATAGGACTCGAATTTGCCGAAGCCGCTGACCAGCAGGGAATGGTCTTTCTTGATGGACTGCTTCATCAGTTCCAGCAGGTGGTCCACCAGCACCTTGACCTCGGCCCGGTTGCGTTCGGTCTTCTCGTAGATGTAATCGACGATGTCGGCCTTGGTGAGGGTTTTTCCGTTCATGGCGTTCTCCTGCGAAAGGGGTTCTGGTGATCCGCACGCGCCGTCCCGCCCCGGCCCCGACCGGGCTAGCGTCCCCTGGCGACGGCCGCGCGCACGGCCTCGGCCATGGCCTGGGCGGCCGCGGCGTCGGCATAGGGGCGGCCGGACCACAGGCGCAGTCCGTCGCCCTCGTGCCGGGGAATCAGGTGGGCGTGGGCGTGGAAGACCACCTGGCCGGCGGCGGCGTTGTTGTTGATCTGCACGTTGAGGCCCGCCGCGCCGGTTGCCGCCATGACGGCGGCCCCGACCGGGGAAAGGGCCGCGAACAGCCGGCCGCCGACAGCCTCGGGCAGATCGAACAGGTTGCGGTGGTGGGCCTTGGGAATGACCAGGACATGGCCGGGGGCCACGGGCGCGATGTCGAGAAAGGCCAGCACGTCATCCGTCTCGAAGACCCTGGCGCAGGGCAACTCTCCCTTGACGATTTTGCAAAAAACACAGTCGTCCTGGTGCATGGCGTCTCCCGTCTCCACTGGCGTCGGGTTGTCGGCGCGGCACGGTCCAGCCTGCCCATCGCCGGGGCCGAGCCGATGCATTGCCTTCCTGATAGTCAAGGAAAAGCTTTTTTTCAAGTGGCTTAGGAGAAAAATATTGCAACACGCACCATCGGGAGGCCTGCCCGGCACCGGACAGGCCGTAAAAACCCGCCCACAGGGCCGGTATTTCCGCCATCCCGAACCCCCGAAGCCCCGTTCCCGCATCTGGCCGGTCTATGTGACATTTCAGGGCTGCCCCGGCCGGTGCGTGTTCTGCGCCCAGCACCTCCAGTCGGGCCGGCCGCCCCTGGCCCCGGGCCGGGTGCTGGCGGAGATGGTCGCCGGCCTCGAGGCCGCCGCCGCCGCCGGCCGCGGCCCCTACGAACTGGCCTTTTACGGCGGCGTGTTCACGGCCCTGCCCGACCCCTGGCCCGAGCAGTTCCTGGAGGCGGCGACGGCTTTTCGCCACCAGGGGCTCGTGACACGCGTGCGCTGCTCCACCCGGCCCGACGCCTGCGACCCGGCGACCCTGGCCAGGCTCGGCGCCGCCGGCCTCGACCTGGTGGAACTGGGCGGGCAGACCTTTGACGACGCGGTCCTGGCCGCCGCCGGCCGAGGCCACGACGCGGCGGCCATCCGCCGGGCCGCCCGCGACGTCAAGGCGGCCGGGCTGGCCCTGGGCCTGCAACTGCTGCCGGGGCTGCCCGGCCACACCCCCGAGGGCCTGCGGCGCGACGCGGCCGAAGCGGCCGCCCTGGCCCCGGAAATCGCCCGCCTGCACCCCTGCCTGGTCATCGCCGGCACGCCCCTGGCCGACCTTTTCGCCGCGGGCCGTTTCGTCCCCTGGGACCTGGAAACCGCGCTGGCCGCCCTGGCCGAGGCCCTGCCCGTGCTGTGGCGGGCCGGGGTCCGCGTGGCCCGCATCGGCCTGGCCCCGGAGCAGGGGTTGGAGGCGGCCGTGCTGGCCGGGCCGCGCCATCCCGCCCTGGGCGCCCGGGTCCGGGCCAGGGCGCTTTTTGCCCTGGTCGCGGCCGAGGTCGCGGCCCTGGGCGGGCCGCCGGGCGAACTGACCGTGCCGCGCCGTTTCGCCGGGG comes from Solidesulfovibrio sp. and encodes:
- a CDS encoding radical SAM protein, with the translated sequence MQHAPSGGLPGTGQAVKTRPQGRYFRHPEPPKPRSRIWPVYVTFQGCPGRCVFCAQHLQSGRPPLAPGRVLAEMVAGLEAAAAAGRGPYELAFYGGVFTALPDPWPEQFLEAATAFRHQGLVTRVRCSTRPDACDPATLARLGAAGLDLVELGGQTFDDAVLAAAGRGHDAAAIRRAARDVKAAGLALGLQLLPGLPGHTPEGLRRDAAEAAALAPEIARLHPCLVIAGTPLADLFAAGRFVPWDLETALAALAEALPVLWRAGVRVARIGLAPEQGLEAAVLAGPRHPALGARVRARALFALVAAEVAALGGPPGELTVPRRFAGEIFGQAGELLPAYAGLGLPRERIRFWHEEELYLSARRV
- a CDS encoding septal ring lytic transglycosylase RlpA family protein: MPYRPAPLCRLLRLLSLGLAAALLCGCAAKAPIPRPSGREPATLRPYTIKGVTYTPLRSAKGFREEGIASWYGPGFHGRLTSCGEIYDQYQMTCAHKLLPMHTRVRVTNLENGRISELRVNDRGPFVSGRVIDLSLAGAKELGVYGRGTARVRVEVVGDVPGATPAGELPGPFYVQVGAFTRRENAEKLFSRILGAGYAGSRIHYKEIDGTQFFRVHAGTFPSVAAAEEARLRLSAVFEGAFVLAQ
- a CDS encoding integration host factor subunit alpha; the protein is MNGKTLTKADIVDYIYEKTERNRAEVKVLVDHLLELMKQSIKKDHSLLVSGFGKFESYDKKARKGRNPQTNASIMLPPRKVVVFRLSRKFRAELNPDEIL
- a CDS encoding HIT domain-containing protein; the protein is MHQDDCVFCKIVKGELPCARVFETDDVLAFLDIAPVAPGHVLVIPKAHHRNLFDLPEAVGGRLFAALSPVGAAVMAATGAAGLNVQINNNAAAGQVVFHAHAHLIPRHEGDGLRLWSGRPYADAAAAQAMAEAVRAAVARGR